Proteins co-encoded in one Pseudomonas beijingensis genomic window:
- a CDS encoding threonine aldolase family protein produces MTDKSQQFASDNYSGICPEAWAAMEEANQGHQRAYGDDEWTHRAADDFRALFETDCEVFFAFNGTAANSLALSSLCQSYHSVICSETAHVETDECGAPEFFSNGSKLLVARTENGKLTPESIREIALKRQDIHYPKPRVVTLTQATEVGSVYTPDEIRAISATCKELGLNLHMDGARFSNACAFLGCSPADLTWKAGVDVLCFGGTKNGMAVGEAILFFNHDLAVDFDYRCKQAGQLASKMRFLSAPWVGLLQNDAWLKHARHANHCAQLLAELVSDIPGVELMFPVQANGVFLQLSEPAIAALTAKGWRFYTFIGKGGARFMCSWDTQEARVRELAADVREVMAG; encoded by the coding sequence ATGACCGACAAGAGTCAACAGTTTGCCAGCGACAACTATTCCGGCATTTGCCCCGAAGCCTGGGCGGCCATGGAAGAAGCCAACCAGGGTCACCAACGCGCCTACGGCGACGACGAGTGGACCCACCGCGCGGCGGACGATTTCCGGGCCTTGTTCGAAACCGACTGCGAAGTGTTCTTCGCGTTCAACGGTACTGCGGCCAACTCCCTGGCCCTGTCCTCGCTGTGCCAGAGTTACCACAGCGTGATCTGCTCGGAAACCGCCCACGTCGAAACCGACGAATGCGGCGCACCGGAGTTCTTCTCCAACGGTTCCAAGCTGCTGGTGGCACGCACCGAAAACGGCAAGCTGACCCCCGAGTCGATCCGTGAGATCGCCCTCAAGCGTCAGGACATCCACTACCCCAAGCCTCGGGTCGTGACCCTGACCCAGGCCACGGAAGTCGGCAGCGTCTACACCCCGGATGAAATCCGCGCCATCAGCGCCACCTGCAAGGAACTGGGGCTGAACCTGCACATGGACGGCGCACGCTTTTCCAACGCCTGCGCCTTCCTCGGCTGCTCACCGGCCGACCTGACCTGGAAGGCCGGTGTGGACGTGTTGTGCTTTGGCGGTACGAAAAACGGCATGGCGGTGGGCGAAGCGATTTTGTTCTTCAACCATGACCTGGCCGTAGACTTCGACTACCGCTGCAAACAGGCCGGGCAACTGGCGTCGAAAATGCGTTTCCTGTCCGCGCCCTGGGTCGGCTTGTTGCAGAACGACGCCTGGCTCAAGCACGCCCGCCACGCCAACCACTGCGCGCAATTGCTGGCAGAGTTGGTCAGCGACATTCCTGGCGTGGAACTGATGTTCCCGGTCCAGGCCAACGGCGTGTTCCTGCAACTGTCGGAACCGGCCATCGCCGCGCTGACCGCCAAGGGCTGGCGCTTCTACACCTTCATCGGCAAGGGCGGCGCACGCTTCATGTGCTCGTGGGATACGCAAGAGGCGCGAGTGCGGGAATTGGCGGCGGATGTTCGGGAAGTGATGGCGGGTTAG
- a CDS encoding sarcosine oxidase subunit delta codes for MLHIFCPHCGELRSEEEFHASGQAHIPRPLDPNACTDAEWGDYMFFRDNPRGLHHELWDHVAGCRQYFNVTRDTVTYEILETYKIGQKPQFTDKADSPKAAAQALGEKV; via the coding sequence ATGTTGCACATCTTCTGTCCTCACTGCGGCGAACTGCGCTCCGAAGAGGAATTCCATGCATCCGGCCAGGCGCACATCCCGCGCCCGCTGGATCCGAACGCCTGCACCGACGCAGAGTGGGGCGACTACATGTTCTTCCGTGACAACCCACGCGGGTTGCACCATGAACTGTGGGACCACGTCGCCGGTTGCCGTCAGTATTTCAACGTGACCCGTGACACCGTGACCTACGAGATTCTCGAAACCTACAAGATCGGCCAAAAGCCGCAGTTCACCGACAAGGCTGACAGTCCGAAAGCGGCTGCACAGGCTCTGGGAGAGAAGGTATGA
- the glyA gene encoding serine hydroxymethyltransferase, whose protein sequence is MFSKQDQIQGYDDALLAAMNAEEQRQEDHIELIASENYTSKRVMEAQGSGLTNKYAEGYPGKRYYGGCEHVDKVEALAIERAKQLFGADYANVQPHSGSSANSAVYLALLQAGDTILGMSLAHGGHLTHGAKVSSSGKLYNAVQYGIDTTTGLIDYDEVERLAVEHKPKMIVAGFSAYSKTLDFPRFRQIADKVGALLFVDMAHVAGLVAAGLYPNPLPYADVVTTTTHKTLRGPRGGLILAKANEEIEKKLNAAVFPGAQGGPLMHVIAGKAVCFKEAAEPGFKAYQQQVIDNAQAMAGVFIKRGYDVVSGGTDNHLFLVSLIRQGLTGKDADAALGRAHITVNKNAVPNDPQSPFVTSGLRIGTPAVTTRGFKVTQCVTLAGWICDILDNLGDADVEANVAQQVAALCADFPVYR, encoded by the coding sequence ATGTTCAGCAAACAAGATCAAATTCAAGGCTACGATGATGCGCTGCTGGCGGCGATGAACGCCGAAGAGCAACGCCAGGAAGATCACATCGAGCTGATCGCGTCGGAGAACTACACCAGCAAGCGCGTGATGGAGGCCCAGGGCAGCGGCCTGACCAACAAGTACGCCGAAGGTTATCCAGGCAAGCGCTACTACGGTGGCTGCGAGCACGTCGACAAAGTCGAAGCCCTGGCCATCGAGCGCGCCAAGCAGTTGTTCGGTGCCGATTACGCCAACGTCCAGCCGCACTCCGGCTCTTCGGCCAACAGCGCCGTGTACCTGGCCCTGCTGCAGGCCGGCGACACCATCCTGGGCATGAGCCTGGCCCACGGCGGTCACCTGACCCACGGTGCCAAAGTGTCGTCCTCGGGCAAGCTCTACAACGCGGTGCAATACGGCATCGACACCACCACCGGCCTGATCGACTACGACGAAGTCGAGCGCCTGGCGGTCGAGCACAAGCCGAAAATGATCGTCGCCGGTTTCTCCGCTTACTCCAAGACCCTGGATTTCCCACGTTTCCGCCAGATCGCCGACAAGGTCGGTGCCCTGCTGTTCGTCGACATGGCCCACGTGGCTGGCCTGGTTGCCGCCGGTCTGTACCCGAACCCGCTGCCGTACGCCGACGTGGTCACCACCACCACCCACAAGACCCTGCGCGGTCCCCGTGGCGGCCTGATCCTGGCCAAGGCCAACGAAGAAATCGAGAAGAAGCTCAACGCCGCGGTATTCCCGGGTGCCCAGGGCGGCCCGCTGATGCATGTGATCGCCGGCAAGGCGGTGTGCTTCAAGGAAGCGGCGGAGCCTGGCTTCAAGGCTTATCAGCAGCAAGTGATCGATAACGCCCAGGCCATGGCTGGCGTGTTCATCAAGCGCGGCTACGATGTAGTGTCCGGTGGCACCGATAACCACCTGTTCCTGGTCAGCCTGATCCGTCAGGGCCTGACCGGCAAGGATGCCGATGCTGCCCTGGGCCGCGCCCACATCACCGTCAACAAGAACGCCGTGCCGAACGACCCGCAATCGCCATTCGTGACTTCGGGCCTGCGCATCGGTACTCCGGCGGTGACCACCCGTGGCTTCAAGGTTACCCAGTGCGTCACGCTGGCCGGCTGGATCTGCGACATTCTCGATAACCTCGGCGATGCCGATGTCGAGGCCAATGTCGCCCAGCAAGTGGCGGCCCTGTGCGCGGACTTCCCGGTTTATCGCTGA
- the purU gene encoding formyltetrahydrofolate deformylase, producing MSRAPDTWILTADCPSVLGTVDAVTRFLFEQGCYVTEHHSFDDRLSARFFIRVEFRQPDGFDEQAFRAGLAERAQAFGMVFELTPPNYRPKVVIMVSKADHCLNDLLYRQRIGQLSMDVVAVVSNHPDLKPLADWHQIPYYHFPLDPNDKPAQERQVWQVIEDTGAELVILARYMQVLSPELCRKLDGKAINIHHSLLPGFKGAKPYHQAYNKGVKLVGATAHYINNDLDEGPIIAQGVEVVDHSHYPEDLIAKGRDIEGLTLARAVGYHIERRVFLNANRTVVL from the coding sequence ATGAGCCGCGCCCCAGACACATGGATCTTGACTGCCGACTGCCCCAGCGTGCTCGGCACGGTGGACGCGGTGACCCGCTTTCTGTTCGAGCAGGGCTGCTATGTCACCGAGCACCATTCCTTCGACGACCGGCTCTCGGCGCGTTTCTTCATTCGCGTGGAGTTTCGCCAGCCCGACGGTTTTGACGAGCAGGCCTTTCGCGCCGGCCTGGCCGAGCGTGCGCAAGCCTTCGGCATGGTCTTCGAACTGACGCCGCCCAACTACCGGCCCAAAGTGGTGATCATGGTCTCCAAGGCCGATCACTGCCTCAACGATTTGCTCTACCGCCAGCGCATCGGCCAGTTGTCCATGGACGTGGTAGCCGTGGTCTCCAACCATCCCGACCTCAAGCCGCTGGCCGACTGGCACCAGATTCCCTACTACCATTTCCCCCTGGACCCGAACGACAAGCCGGCCCAGGAGCGACAGGTGTGGCAGGTGATCGAAGACACCGGTGCCGAGCTGGTGATCCTTGCCCGCTACATGCAAGTGCTGTCGCCGGAGTTGTGCCGCAAGCTCGACGGCAAGGCGATCAACATCCATCACTCGCTGCTGCCGGGCTTCAAGGGCGCCAAGCCGTATCACCAGGCCTACAACAAAGGCGTGAAACTGGTGGGCGCCACGGCGCACTACATCAACAACGACCTGGACGAGGGCCCGATCATCGCCCAGGGCGTGGAAGTGGTGGACCACAGCCACTATCCCGAAGACCTGATCGCCAAGGGCCGGGACATCGAAGGGCTGACCCTGGCCAGGGCCGTGGGGTATCACATCGAAAGAAGGGTGTTCTTGAACGCCAATCGCACGGTCGTTCTTTAG
- a CDS encoding sarcosine oxidase subunit alpha translates to MSQINRLSNGGRIDRNKALSFTFNGQTYKGFEGDSLAAALLANGVDIIGRSFKYSRPRGIFAAGAEEPNAVLQIGATEATQIPNVRATQQALYQGLVATSTNGWPNVNNDMMGILGKVGGKLMPPGFYYKTFMYPQSFWMTYEKYIRKAAGLGRSPTENDPDTYDYMNRHCDVLIVGAGPAGLAAALAAARSGARVILADEQEEFGGSLLDSRESLDGKPATEWVAAVVAELKSMPDVVLLPRATVNGYHDHNFLTIHERLTDHLGDRAPIGQVRQRINRVRAKRVVLATGACERPLVYGNNDVPGNMLAGAVSTYVRRYGVAPGKKLVLSTNNDHAYRVALDWFDAGLQVVAVADARSNPRGALVEEARAKGIRILTGSAVVEARGSKRVTGARVAAIDVRAHKVTSPGEWLDCDLVASSGGYSPVVHLASHLGGKPIWREDILGFVPGEAPQKRVCVGGVNGVYSLGDSLADGFEGGVRAASEAGFKTVEGVLPKALSRHEEPTLALFQVPHEKSTARAPKQFVDLQNDVTAAAIELATREGFESVEHVKRYTALGFGTDQGKLGNVNGLAIAARSLNVSIPQMGTTMFRPNYTPVTFGAVAGRHCGHIFEPVRFTALHAWHVKNGAEFEDVGQWKRPWYFPKNGEDMHAAVKRECKAVRDSVGLLDASTLGKIDIQGPDAREFLNRVYTNAWTKLDVGKARYGLMCKEDGMVFDDGVTACLADNHFLMTTTTGGAARVLQWLEIYHQTEWPDLKVYFTSVTDHWATMTLSGPNSRKLLSDVTDIDLDKDAFPFMTWKEGLVGGVPARVFRISFTGELSYEINVQADYAMGVLEQIAEAGKKYNLTPYGTETMHVLRAEKGFIIVGQDTDSSMTPDDLNMGWCVGRTKPFSWIGWRGMNREDCVREDRKQLVGLKPIDPNVWLPEGAQLVFNTKQAIPMTMVGHVTSSYAHNSLGYSFAMGVVKGGLKRMGERVFAPLADGSVIEAEIVSSVFFDPKGDRQNI, encoded by the coding sequence ATGAGCCAGATCAATCGCCTGTCCAACGGCGGACGGATCGACCGCAACAAAGCGCTGAGTTTCACCTTCAACGGCCAGACCTACAAAGGCTTCGAGGGCGATTCCCTGGCCGCTGCGCTGTTGGCCAACGGTGTCGACATCATCGGCCGCAGCTTCAAGTATTCGCGGCCGCGCGGCATCTTCGCCGCCGGTGCCGAAGAGCCGAACGCGGTGCTGCAGATCGGTGCCACCGAAGCCACGCAAATCCCTAACGTGCGTGCCACGCAACAGGCGCTGTACCAAGGCCTGGTCGCCACCAGCACCAACGGCTGGCCGAACGTCAACAACGACATGATGGGGATTCTCGGCAAGGTCGGCGGCAAGCTGATGCCGCCGGGCTTCTACTACAAAACCTTCATGTACCCGCAATCGTTCTGGATGACCTACGAGAAGTACATCCGCAAGGCCGCAGGGCTGGGTCGCTCGCCGACCGAGAACGATCCGGACACCTACGACTACATGAACCGTCACTGCGACGTGCTGATCGTCGGTGCTGGCCCTGCAGGCCTGGCCGCCGCGTTGGCCGCCGCTCGCAGTGGTGCGCGCGTCATCCTGGCCGATGAGCAGGAAGAGTTCGGCGGCAGCCTGCTCGACTCCCGCGAAAGCCTGGACGGCAAGCCGGCGACCGAATGGGTGGCCGCTGTTGTCGCTGAACTCAAGTCGATGCCGGACGTGGTACTGCTTCCACGCGCCACGGTGAACGGTTACCACGACCATAACTTCCTGACCATCCACGAGCGCCTCACCGATCACCTCGGCGACCGCGCACCGATCGGCCAGGTTCGCCAGCGCATCAACCGCGTTCGCGCCAAGCGCGTGGTGCTGGCGACCGGTGCCTGCGAGCGTCCACTGGTCTATGGCAACAACGACGTGCCGGGCAACATGCTGGCCGGCGCGGTGTCCACCTACGTGCGTCGCTACGGCGTGGCACCGGGCAAGAAACTGGTGCTGAGCACCAACAACGACCACGCCTATCGTGTGGCTCTGGACTGGTTCGACGCCGGCCTGCAAGTGGTGGCCGTGGCCGATGCCCGCAGCAATCCGCGTGGTGCGCTGGTGGAAGAAGCCCGCGCCAAGGGCATCCGCATCCTCACCGGCAGCGCCGTGGTCGAAGCCCGTGGCAGCAAGCGCGTCACCGGGGCACGTGTTGCCGCGATCGACGTTCGCGCCCACAAAGTCACTAGCCCTGGCGAGTGGCTGGACTGCGACTTGGTGGCCAGCTCCGGCGGCTACAGCCCGGTGGTCCACCTGGCTTCGCACCTGGGCGGCAAGCCGATCTGGCGTGAAGACATCCTCGGTTTCGTACCGGGCGAAGCACCGCAAAAGCGTGTGTGCGTTGGCGGTGTGAACGGCGTCTACAGTCTCGGCGACAGCTTGGCCGACGGTTTTGAAGGCGGCGTGCGCGCGGCCAGCGAAGCCGGCTTCAAAACGGTGGAGGGCGTGTTGCCCAAAGCCCTGAGCCGTCACGAAGAACCAACCCTGGCGCTGTTCCAGGTGCCTCACGAAAAATCTACTGCACGGGCGCCGAAGCAATTCGTCGACCTGCAGAACGACGTCACTGCCGCCGCCATCGAACTCGCTACCCGCGAAGGCTTCGAGTCGGTGGAACACGTCAAGCGCTACACCGCACTGGGCTTCGGTACCGACCAGGGCAAACTGGGCAACGTCAACGGCCTGGCCATCGCGGCCCGTTCGCTGAACGTGAGCATCCCGCAGATGGGCACCACCATGTTCCGTCCGAACTACACGCCGGTGACTTTCGGTGCGGTGGCTGGCCGGCACTGTGGGCACATCTTCGAACCGGTGCGCTTCACCGCGCTGCATGCATGGCATGTGAAAAACGGTGCCGAGTTCGAAGACGTCGGCCAGTGGAAGCGTCCTTGGTACTTCCCGAAGAACGGCGAAGACATGCATGCCGCGGTCAAGCGCGAATGCAAGGCCGTGCGTGACAGCGTTGGCCTGCTCGATGCCTCGACCCTGGGCAAGATCGACATCCAGGGCCCGGATGCCCGCGAGTTCCTCAACCGCGTGTACACCAACGCCTGGACCAAGCTCGACGTGGGCAAGGCCCGCTACGGCCTGATGTGCAAGGAAGACGGCATGGTCTTCGACGACGGCGTAACGGCCTGTCTGGCGGACAACCACTTCCTGATGACCACCACCACGGGCGGCGCGGCACGCGTGCTGCAATGGCTGGAAATCTATCACCAGACCGAATGGCCGGACCTGAAGGTGTACTTCACCTCGGTCACCGACCACTGGGCAACCATGACCCTGTCGGGTCCCAACAGCCGCAAGCTGTTGAGCGATGTCACCGACATCGACCTGGACAAGGACGCGTTCCCGTTCATGACCTGGAAGGAAGGCCTGGTGGGCGGCGTGCCGGCGCGGGTGTTCCGGATCTCGTTTACCGGTGAACTGTCGTACGAAATCAACGTGCAGGCCGACTACGCCATGGGCGTGCTCGAGCAGATCGCCGAGGCCGGGAAGAAGTACAACCTGACCCCGTATGGCACCGAGACCATGCACGTATTGCGGGCCGAGAAGGGCTTCATCATTGTCGGTCAGGACACGGACAGCTCGATGACGCCGGATGACTTGAACATGGGCTGGTGCGTCGGCCGGACCAAACCGTTCTCGTGGATCGGCTGGCGTGGCATGAATCGCGAAGATTGCGTGCGTGAAGACCGCAAGCAACTGGTGGGCCTCAAGCCGATCGACCCGAATGTCTGGCTGCCGGAAGGTGCGCAACTGGTGTTCAACACCAAGCAGGCGATCCCGATGACCATGGTCGGTCACGTGACCTCCAGCTACGCCCACAACTCCTTGGGTTATTCATTTGCCATGGGTGTGGTCAAGGGCGGCCTCAAGCGGATGGGCGAGCGAGTGTTTGCGCCATTGGCCGACGGCAGCGTGATCGAGGCAGAGATTGTTTCTTCGGTGTTCTTCGATCCGAAGGGGGATCGGCAGAACATTTAA
- a CDS encoding sarcosine oxidase subunit gamma, protein MTAVNVYQQRPTTGAKAESSLHHADLASLVGKGRKNAGVTVREKKLLGHLTIRGDGHDPAFAAGVHKALGLELPGALAVIVKGETSLQWLGPDEWLLVVPTGEEFAAEQKLRDALGDLHIQIVNVSGGQQILELSGPNVRDVLMKSTSYDVHPSNFPVGKAVGTVFAKSQLVIRHTGEDTWELVIRRSFSDYWWLWLQDAAAEYGLSVQA, encoded by the coding sequence ATGACCGCAGTCAACGTGTACCAACAACGCCCAACCACCGGGGCCAAGGCCGAGTCGTCGCTGCACCATGCCGACCTCGCCAGCCTGGTGGGCAAGGGTCGCAAGAACGCCGGCGTGACCGTGCGCGAGAAAAAACTCCTGGGTCACCTGACTATTCGTGGCGACGGCCACGACCCGGCGTTCGCCGCCGGCGTGCACAAGGCCCTGGGCCTGGAATTGCCAGGCGCCCTGGCCGTCATCGTCAAGGGTGAAACCAGCCTGCAATGGCTCGGCCCGGATGAGTGGCTGCTGGTGGTGCCCACTGGCGAAGAGTTCGCCGCCGAGCAGAAACTGCGTGACGCCCTCGGCGACCTGCACATCCAGATCGTCAACGTCAGCGGCGGCCAGCAGATCCTCGAGCTGTCCGGCCCGAACGTGCGCGACGTGCTGATGAAATCCACCAGCTACGATGTACACCCAAGCAACTTCCCGGTGGGCAAGGCCGTGGGTACGGTGTTCGCCAAGTCGCAACTGGTGATCCGCCACACCGGCGAAGACACCTGGGAACTGGTGATCCGCCGCAGCTTCTCCGATTACTGGTGGCTGTGGTTGCAGGATGCCGCGGCGGAGTATGGGTTGAGCGTGCAGGCCTGA
- a CDS encoding sarcosine oxidase subunit beta, producing MQRYSGFGLFKHSLSHHENWQRMWRTPTPKKVYDVVIVGGGGHGLATAYYLAKEHGITNVAVVEKGWLGGGNTARNTTIVRSNYLWDESAHLYEHAMKLWEGLSQDLNYNVMFSQRGVYNLCHTLQDIRDSERRVSANRLNGVDGELLNAKQVADEIPYLDCSKNTRYPVMGATVQRRGGVARHDAVAWGFARAADALGVDLIQQTEVIGFRKENGVCIGVETNKGFIGAKRVGVVTAGNSGHMAKLAGFRLPIESHPLQALVSEPIKPIIDSVIMSNAVHGYISQSDKGDLVIGAGIDGYNGYGQRGSYPVIEHTVQAIVEMFPVLSRVRMNRQWGGIVDTTPDACPIISKTPVPNMFFNCGWGTGGFKATPGSGNVFAASLAKGEMHPLAAPFSIDRFHNGALIDEHGAAAVAH from the coding sequence ATGCAACGCTATTCGGGCTTCGGCCTCTTCAAACACTCACTCAGCCATCACGAAAACTGGCAGCGGATGTGGCGCACGCCGACCCCGAAAAAGGTCTACGACGTGGTCATCGTCGGCGGTGGCGGGCATGGTCTGGCGACCGCCTACTACCTGGCCAAGGAACACGGCATCACCAACGTGGCGGTGGTCGAGAAGGGCTGGTTGGGCGGCGGTAACACCGCGCGCAACACCACCATCGTGCGCTCCAACTACTTGTGGGACGAATCGGCCCACCTGTACGAACACGCGATGAAACTCTGGGAAGGCCTGTCCCAGGACCTGAACTACAACGTGATGTTCTCCCAGCGTGGCGTCTACAACCTGTGCCACACCCTGCAGGACATCCGTGATTCCGAGCGTCGCGTCAGTGCCAACCGCCTCAACGGCGTGGACGGCGAGCTGCTCAACGCCAAGCAAGTGGCCGACGAGATCCCGTACCTGGATTGCTCGAAAAACACCCGCTACCCGGTGATGGGCGCCACCGTCCAGCGTCGCGGCGGCGTGGCCCGTCACGATGCCGTGGCTTGGGGCTTTGCCCGGGCGGCGGACGCCTTGGGCGTGGACCTGATCCAGCAGACCGAAGTGATCGGTTTCCGCAAGGAAAACGGCGTGTGCATCGGCGTGGAAACCAATAAAGGCTTCATCGGCGCCAAGCGCGTCGGCGTGGTGACTGCCGGTAACTCCGGGCACATGGCCAAGCTCGCGGGCTTCCGCCTGCCGATCGAATCCCACCCGCTGCAAGCGTTGGTGTCCGAGCCGATCAAGCCGATCATCGACAGCGTGATCATGTCCAACGCCGTACACGGCTACATCAGCCAGTCCGACAAGGGCGACCTGGTGATCGGTGCCGGTATCGACGGCTACAACGGCTACGGCCAGCGTGGCTCGTACCCGGTGATCGAACACACGGTCCAGGCCATCGTCGAGATGTTCCCGGTGTTGTCCCGCGTACGCATGAACCGCCAGTGGGGCGGCATCGTCGACACCACGCCGGACGCCTGCCCGATCATCTCCAAGACCCCGGTGCCGAACATGTTCTTCAACTGCGGTTGGGGCACCGGCGGCTTCAAGGCCACCCCGGGCTCGGGCAACGTCTTCGCTGCCAGCCTGGCCAAGGGTGAAATGCACCCACTGGCCGCGCCGTTTTCCATCGACCGTTTCCACAACGGCGCACTGATCGACGAACACGGCGCTGCTGCCGTCGCCCACTAA
- a CDS encoding TraX family protein, producing MSRRDGALDLLKWLALLSMVLDHLRYVGFSVDWLYVPGRLAFPWFCLAMAANLARDGASTAPWRYLGWLLLFSAVSEIPYRLFIPGPSTLNVMPTLVLGLVVARCWQTPTLEARCLAVTALLLAALFSSQLMFGFFGVLLPLAMLLVFKRPLYMALLPGLVCVAANQWRVLYGAAWLGDGVALWGLVACLIAPWLGWVLLRHAGRFHPPAMRRWAYGLYPAHFLALLAVRQIAA from the coding sequence ATGAGTCGGCGCGACGGTGCCCTGGACCTGCTCAAATGGCTGGCATTGTTGTCGATGGTGCTCGATCACCTGCGATATGTCGGTTTTTCCGTCGATTGGCTGTACGTGCCGGGACGCCTGGCATTCCCGTGGTTCTGCCTGGCGATGGCGGCGAACCTGGCGCGCGACGGTGCCAGCACCGCTCCATGGCGTTACCTGGGCTGGTTGTTGTTATTCAGCGCCGTCAGCGAAATCCCCTACCGCTTGTTCATTCCTGGCCCTTCCACGCTGAACGTCATGCCGACGCTGGTGCTTGGGCTGGTTGTGGCGCGCTGTTGGCAGACGCCCACCTTAGAGGCGCGATGCCTGGCGGTGACGGCGTTGCTGCTGGCGGCGCTGTTTTCGTCGCAGCTGATGTTCGGTTTCTTTGGTGTGTTGCTGCCGTTGGCGATGTTGCTGGTATTCAAGCGTCCTTTGTATATGGCCTTGTTGCCGGGGCTGGTCTGCGTGGCGGCCAATCAATGGCGGGTGTTGTATGGCGCGGCGTGGCTGGGGGATGGGGTGGCGCTTTGGGGGTTGGTGGCCTGCCTGATCGCGCCATGGCTTGGGTGGGTGCTTTTGCGACACGCGGGTCGTTTTCATCCACCGGCGATGCGGCGTTGGGCCTATGGCCTCTATCCCGCGCATTTCCTGGCCTTGCTCGCGGTTCGCCAGATCGCCGCATAG